The following proteins are co-located in the Colletotrichum lupini chromosome 4, complete sequence genome:
- a CDS encoding amino acid permease, with amino-acid sequence MGFPRIAGFQLFKRLFAPLSLELPFPPWRCGQWALVAFSFVLERLKGFRLCLRQDVIRSARAADLDGGPIKVNNLEAQPNCSKTALFESKDTSADTFVTGTLESAVHNPDTQGPLLHLDATLFSAQLNLSFFPPLFIRLNLNPHNSLRHPHLFRWPNVFGHQPQSSIQLLVGCFLSSPLLSPWINSLFRFPRVGKALDHVHSIAFSTSAAATCDSPSAEPPNARTKSRSKVFPRHPDSKTTMPPYANVQSHRDSLELASLASSSRADSVVSDLPSSRPSISSSRKLSFDAEDPLDAANPAASSGRPNRHDRSYSVSSGFDFAANLFPLSSTAGAGGAGGYAPIGAPTSTAIQNGGLGGGSLEKHKTLTYLNGLSLIVGLIIGSGIFSSPSQVSSKVGSPGAALVVWVIAGVLGWTGAASYAELGGAIPLNGGAQVYLAKIMGEMAGFLFTWVAVLVLKPGSAAIIAIIMGEYLVRAAIGAEAESLSPWVNKAVAMVALVSVTLLNCVSTKLGTKVNDWLMFLKFIALLGVTVTGIVVAITGKTVTGKANMEWKSHEWFEGTSTDLSAWAVALYAGLWAYDGWDNTNYVVGEFRNPSRDLPRVIHTAMPLVILSYVLANIAYFLVLPLAAVNASNTIAVQFGAKVFGPVGSLVLALVVSASCFGALNSSTFTSSRLVYVAGKEGYIPSVFGSIGLSRNGNGGGGHSVTTSRTSRGRLANLLIRALGDDDMGLFYTPVWALVLNGLLTAAYIVVGEFGTLLTFYGVAGYTFYFITVLGLIILRVREPQLDRPYRTWITTPIIFCCVSLFLLSRAVFAQPLQTVTVVLFVVAGVPVYFWRIRGRDQQVVKREARHRGYEEGEERAWWQFWKRS; translated from the exons ATGGGTTTCCCGCGTATTGCAG GCTTTCAGCTCTTCAAGCGCCTCTTTGCCCCACTATCCCTTGAGCTTCCCTTCCCCCCCTGGCGCTGCGGTCAGTGGGCTTTGGTGGCTTTTTCTTTCGTCCTGGAGCGGCTCAAAGGATTTCGGCTTTGCTT GCGCCAAGATGTGATTCGCTCTGCCCGTGCCGCGGATCTCGATGGGGGGCCAATCAAGG TCAACAATCTGGAAGCCCAGCCAAATTGCAGTAAAACTGCCCTCTTTGAATCAAAAGATACATCTGCAGATACC TTCGTCACTGGAACCCTTGAGTCTGCCGTCCACAACCCAGACACCCAGGGGCCATTGTTGCATCTGGATGCCACCTTGTTCTCGGCGCAACTCAATCTTTCCTTCTTCCCTCCTTTGTTCATCCGCCTCAACCTTAATCCGCACAACTCCCTTCGCCA CCCCCATTTGTTCCGTTGGCCAAACGTATTCGGACATCAACCACAGTCAAGCATACAGCTACTAGTTGGATGTTTCCTTTCCTCTCCGCTTCTTTCCCCCTGGATCAATAGTCTGTTTCGGTTTCCGCGTGTAGGGAA GGCACTCGATCACGTACACTCCATTGCTTTTTCCACATCGGCCGCTGCAACATGCGATAGCCCCAGTGCCGAACCCCCGAACGCTCGAACGAAATCCAGGTCGAAAGTGTTCCCTCGACACCCCGATTCAAAGACCACCATGCCACCATACGCTAATGTCCAATCCCACCGCGACTCCCTCGAGCTCGCCTCTCTCGCCTCGTCCTCCCGCGCCGACTCTGTCGTCTCAGACCTCCCCTCCTCGCGTCCCTCCATATCCTCCTCCCGCAAGCTCTCCTTTGACGCCGAAGACCCCCTAGACGCCGCGAACCCGGCCGCCTCCTCAGGGAGACCGAACCGCCATGACCGCTCCTACTCCGTCTCCTCGGGCTTCGACTTCGCCGCAAACCTCTTCCCCTTGAGCTCCACAGCCGGCGCAGGCGGCGCAGGCGGCTACGCACCCATTGGCGCGCCCACCTCGACCGCGATACAAAACGGCGGactcggcggcggcagcttgGAGAAGCACAAGACGCTCACGTACCTCAACGGCCTGAGTCTCATCGTGGGCCTCATCATAGGGAGCGGCATCTTTTCGAGCCCGAGCCAGGTGAGCTCAAAGGTCGGCTCGCCCGGCGCCGCGCTCGTCGTCTGGGTCATTGCCGGCGTGCTGGGCTGGACGGGCGCGGCTAGCTACGCGGAGCTCGGCGGCGCGATACCCTTGAATGGCGGCGCGCAGGTCTACCTCGCCAAGATCATGGGCGAGATGGCCGGCTTCCTCTTCACCTGGGTGGCCGTGCTGGTGCTGAAGCCGGGCAGCGCCGCCATCATCGCCATCATCATGGGCGAGTACCTCGTGCGCGCCGCCATTGGCGCCGAGGCCGAGAGCCTCAGCCCCTGGGTCAACAAGGCCGTCGCCATGGTCGCCCTCGTCTCCGTCACCCTGCTCAACTGCGTCTCCACCAAGCTCGGCACAAAAGTCAACGACTGGCTCATGTTTCTCAAGTTTATTGCGTTGCTGGGCGTTACTGTGACTGGCATCGTCGTCGCCATCACCGGCAAGACAGTCACCGGCAAGGCCAACATGGAGTGGAAGTCGCACGAGTGGTTCGAGGGCACCTCCACCGACCTCTCCGCCTGGGCCGTCGCCCTGTACGCGGGACTCTGGGCCTACGACGGCTGGGACAAT ACAAACTACGTCGTCGGCGAGTTCCGCAACCCGAGCCGCGACCTCCCGCGCGTCATCCACACGGCCATGCCCCTCGTCATCCTCTCCTACGTCCTCGCCAACATTGCCTACTTTCTCGTCCTCCCCCTCGCGGCCGTCAACGCCTCCAACACGATCGCCGTCCAGTTCGGCGCAAAAGTCTTTGGCCCCGTCGGCTCCCTCGTCCTCGCCCTCGTTGTCTCGGCATCCTGCTTCGGCGCCCTCAACTCGTCGACCTTTACCTCGTCGCGGCTGGTGTACGTTGCCGGCAAAGAGGGCTACATCCCGTCCGTCTTTGGCAGCATCGGCCTGTCGCGCAACGgcaacggcggcggcggccacTCCGTCACCACATCCCGCACCTCCCGCGGCCGTCTCGCAAATCTCCTGATCCGCGCCCTCGGCGACGACGACATGGGCCTCTTTTACACCCCCGTCTGGGCCCTCGTGCTCAACGGCCTGCTGACGGCGGCGTACATCGTCGTGGGCGAATTCGGCACCCTGCTGACGTTTTACGGCGTCGCGGGGTACACATTCTACTTTATCACGGTGCTGGGCCTCATTATCCTGCGCGTGCGCGAGCCGCAGCTCGACAGGCCGTACCGGACGTGGATCACGACGCCCATTATCTTTTGTTGCGTTTCGCTGTTTCTGCTGAGCCGCGCCGTGTTCGCGCAGCCGCTGCAGACGGTGACGGTGGTGCTGTTTGTGGTGGCGGGCGTGCCGGTGTACTTTTGGCGGATCCGCGGGCGGGATCAGCAGGTTGTCAAGAGGGAGGCGAGGCATCGTGGGTACGAAGAGGGGGAGGAGAGGGCGTGGTGGCAGTTTTGGAAGAGGTCATGA